The following coding sequences lie in one Nocardioides sambongensis genomic window:
- a CDS encoding PaaX family transcriptional regulator C-terminal domain-containing protein — protein sequence MELSPLPARSVVLSLMLGSHPARWTPAQLAAAGTHFGVAASTLRTALTRAVAAGDLERIDGDYVLGERLARRQRHQDEAVEDAGTAWDGAWEMAVVVVTGRSGPERAALREALTEHRLAELREGVWTRPANLRRRRGYADEPVLSTFRAVPDGDPGELAAELWDLPGWAATGRRLLDDLAVPAAPSVRLAVAAGVVRHLAGDPLLPADLLPADWPGTALRTAYADYAITLRETLQA from the coding sequence ATGGAGCTCTCCCCGCTGCCGGCGCGCTCGGTCGTGCTGAGCCTGATGCTCGGCTCCCACCCCGCCCGCTGGACCCCGGCCCAGCTCGCCGCCGCCGGCACGCACTTCGGCGTCGCCGCCTCCACGCTGCGCACGGCCCTGACCCGCGCCGTGGCCGCCGGTGACCTCGAGCGGATCGACGGGGACTACGTGCTCGGCGAGCGGCTCGCTCGGCGCCAGCGCCACCAGGACGAGGCCGTCGAGGACGCCGGCACGGCCTGGGACGGCGCCTGGGAGATGGCGGTCGTGGTGGTCACCGGACGCTCCGGCCCCGAGCGCGCCGCGCTCCGCGAGGCACTGACCGAGCACCGGCTCGCCGAGCTGCGCGAGGGGGTGTGGACCCGGCCGGCCAACCTCCGCCGACGCCGCGGCTACGCCGACGAGCCGGTGCTCAGCACGTTCCGCGCGGTGCCCGACGGCGACCCCGGCGAGCTCGCCGCCGAGCTGTGGGACCTCCCCGGCTGGGCGGCCACCGGACGCCGCCTGCTGGACGACCTGGCGGTCCCGGCGGCACCTTCGGTGCGGCTCGCGGTCGCGGCCGGCGTCGTACGGCACCTGGCCGGCGATCCGCTGCTGCCGGCCGATCTGCTCCCCGCCGACTGGCCGGGCACCGCGCTGCGGACCGCCTACGCGGACTACGCGATCACCCTCCGGGAGACCCTGCAGGCCTGA
- a CDS encoding acyl-CoA dehydrogenase family protein, whose product MTHEVFNQVPPLVGHDTAADPVLLEGVQREGAAWALPEIHELGRLAGTAEAQGWGRLAERVPPRLHTFDRYGNRIDEVEYVPAYHQLMETAVSHGVHAAPWGDDRPGAHVARAAKFFAWNVDAGHGCPVSMTYAVVPALRQSPELAARFEPLLTNRTYDFGLRDPETKAGLVAGMSMTEKQGGSDVRANTTTATPLAGRDGADGTYVIRGHKWFTSAPMSDMFLTLAQAPGGLSCFLLPRVLPGGEANPIRFQRLKDKLGNKSNASSEIEYDDAIGWLVGEEGKGVKTIVEMVNMTRLDCVIGSSSGMRNALVQATHHARHRAAFGKLLVDQPLMRNVLADLQVESEAAMTAMLRLAGANDRAIRGDEQEGALRRLALAATKYYVCKRAPIAAGEALECLGGNGYTEDFDLARIYREMPLLSIWEGSGNVAALDALRAIGREPASLDAFFVEAELAAGADPRYDEALASLKKELTSFDDLELRARRIVEQIALVFQAGLLLRHAPAAVADAFCATRLGRDWGGAFGTLPAGVDLAPILDRVPATA is encoded by the coding sequence ATGACCCACGAGGTGTTCAACCAGGTCCCGCCGCTGGTCGGCCACGACACCGCCGCCGACCCGGTCCTGCTGGAGGGCGTGCAGCGCGAGGGCGCGGCCTGGGCCCTGCCGGAGATCCACGAGCTCGGCCGGCTCGCGGGCACCGCCGAGGCGCAGGGCTGGGGCCGCTTGGCCGAGCGCGTCCCGCCGCGACTGCACACCTTCGACCGCTACGGCAACCGGATCGACGAGGTCGAGTACGTGCCGGCGTACCACCAGCTGATGGAGACCGCCGTCTCGCACGGGGTGCACGCGGCGCCGTGGGGCGACGACCGGCCCGGCGCCCACGTCGCGCGCGCGGCGAAGTTCTTCGCGTGGAACGTCGACGCCGGCCACGGCTGCCCGGTCTCGATGACCTACGCGGTGGTGCCCGCGCTGCGGCAGAGCCCGGAGCTGGCGGCCCGCTTCGAGCCGCTGCTGACCAACCGCACCTACGACTTCGGGCTGCGCGACCCGGAGACCAAGGCCGGTCTGGTCGCGGGCATGTCGATGACCGAGAAGCAGGGCGGCTCGGACGTGCGCGCCAACACCACCACGGCGACGCCGTTGGCCGGGCGGGACGGCGCCGACGGCACCTACGTGATCCGCGGCCACAAGTGGTTCACCTCGGCGCCGATGTCGGACATGTTCCTCACCCTCGCCCAGGCCCCCGGCGGCCTCTCCTGCTTCCTGCTGCCCCGCGTGCTGCCGGGCGGTGAGGCGAACCCGATCCGCTTCCAGCGGCTCAAGGACAAGCTGGGCAACAAGTCCAACGCCTCCTCCGAGATCGAGTACGACGACGCGATCGGCTGGCTCGTCGGCGAGGAGGGCAAGGGCGTGAAGACCATCGTCGAGATGGTCAACATGACGCGGCTCGACTGCGTCATCGGGTCGAGCTCGGGGATGCGCAACGCACTGGTCCAGGCGACCCACCACGCCCGCCACCGCGCGGCGTTCGGCAAGCTGCTGGTCGACCAGCCGCTGATGCGCAACGTCCTCGCCGACCTGCAGGTCGAGTCCGAGGCTGCGATGACCGCGATGCTCCGCCTGGCCGGGGCCAACGACCGCGCGATCCGCGGGGACGAGCAGGAGGGCGCGCTGCGCCGGCTCGCCCTGGCCGCCACCAAGTACTACGTGTGCAAGCGTGCCCCGATCGCCGCGGGCGAGGCGCTGGAGTGCCTCGGCGGCAACGGCTACACCGAGGACTTCGACCTCGCCCGGATCTACCGCGAGATGCCGCTGCTCTCGATCTGGGAGGGCTCCGGCAACGTCGCGGCGCTCGACGCGCTGCGGGCGATCGGCCGCGAGCCCGCCTCGCTCGACGCCTTCTTCGTCGAGGCGGAGCTGGCCGCCGGCGCCGACCCCCGGTACGACGAGGCGCTGGCCTCGCTGAAGAAGGAGCTCACCTCCTTCGACGACCTCGAGCTCCGGGCGCGCCGGATCGTCGAGCAGATCGCGCTGGTCTTCCAGGCCGGGCTGCTGCTGCGCCATGCCCCCGCGGCGGTGGCGGACGCGTTCTGCGCGACCCGGCTGGGCCGGGACTGGGGCGGGGCGTTCGGCACGCTGCCGGCCGGTGTCGACCTGGCGCCGATCCTGGACCGGGTCCCGGCGACGGCCTGA
- a CDS encoding DEAD/DEAH box helicase, producing MSFVPVSGPALLRAVVPPRESEIEFSAAADSGRRARTISLPVRAALPVLARARDDAEAHPSIALLSGAALLATRFVAAGKLTPVAESDPPQWRVDGLDARDDESIRLLARARGYDGLDPEEAGRVVRAMIDAVVDTLPRTGPAGPSTRSRRSATGPRTSRATEATGATGANGATGTATGDDGSDGGTPGDGGRPGAEPPHEPKVDFAARVRRRVAERSRAERGPGNRLPELVRVSLRVEADEEDLEVGSVRLVLQVHDERDPLHVADAAVLWAEDGDAADTPGGHGFGPGARVHASIALRAAADVWPPLERLLGFAVPDQLVLEPAEVSSLLEHVGGLRDAHVDVHWPRSLGRELTTRAVLDRSPRDRPVERNPELPLQDSPFSVDGLFSFSWQVALHGDPLDEAEMRELADAASPILKLRGAWTVVDPTTAQRARKRLIRSASGAQALGAALSGVTEVPAGAGEEPVAEQVVVGAGLLAVRDRVLSAATRDPLPTPSGLRAELRDYQRHGLTWLADLTGLGLGACLADDMGLGKTITLISLHLHRLAEGQSQGRPTLVVCPASLLGNWEAEIARFAPGVPVRRFHGATRSLAGLIEPHSDWSGNGADPDQSEWGAGAAGAGSGFVLTTYGTLRSDPDPLVALDWDLVVADEAQHVKNSRSATARTLRKVPAHARVALTGTPVENDLTELWSILDWAVPGLLGSRQAFRRVWAAPIESGAEPTKARQFADLIGPFLLRRRKTDPGIAPELPPKTETEHLLGLTREQVVLYEAFVRDTMERIERADEQARRGLVLALLTGLKQICNHPAQFLKQSGAVRLRGRSEKFDLVEELVATVLAESGGVLLFTQYVALGHLLEQYLTSIGVRHQFLHGSTPVAEREAMVRRFQETSEDEQPPVFLLSLKAGGTGLNLTRADHVIHVDRWWNPAVEDQATDRVHRIGQTRPVQVHKLVTTGTIEERVAALLTRKRALADAVLARGEAALTELSNEELRDLVTLRKDQRRAGILADLRAREQSLDAP from the coding sequence ATCAGCCTGCCGGTCCGCGCCGCGCTGCCGGTGCTGGCCCGGGCCCGCGACGACGCCGAGGCCCACCCCAGCATCGCGCTGCTCTCCGGGGCCGCGCTGCTGGCGACCCGGTTCGTCGCGGCCGGCAAGCTCACCCCCGTCGCCGAGAGCGACCCGCCGCAGTGGCGCGTGGACGGGCTCGACGCCCGCGACGACGAGAGCATCCGCCTCCTCGCCCGCGCCCGGGGCTACGACGGGCTCGACCCCGAGGAGGCCGGCCGCGTGGTGCGGGCGATGATCGACGCCGTCGTCGACACGCTGCCGCGCACCGGACCGGCCGGGCCGTCGACCCGGTCCCGCCGCTCCGCCACCGGGCCACGCACGTCACGGGCGACGGAGGCGACGGGGGCGACCGGGGCGAACGGGGCGACGGGGACCGCCACGGGTGACGACGGCTCCGACGGCGGGACCCCGGGCGACGGGGGCCGGCCCGGCGCCGAGCCACCGCACGAGCCGAAGGTCGACTTCGCCGCCCGCGTCCGCCGACGGGTGGCGGAGCGGTCTCGCGCGGAGCGCGGCCCCGGCAACCGGCTGCCCGAGCTGGTCCGGGTCTCGCTGCGCGTCGAGGCCGACGAGGAGGATCTCGAGGTCGGCAGCGTCCGGCTGGTGCTCCAGGTCCACGACGAGCGCGATCCGCTGCACGTCGCCGACGCCGCGGTGCTCTGGGCCGAGGACGGGGACGCGGCGGATACACCCGGAGGACACGGGTTCGGGCCCGGTGCCCGCGTGCACGCGAGCATCGCGCTACGGGCGGCCGCCGACGTGTGGCCGCCGCTGGAACGACTCCTGGGCTTCGCCGTACCGGACCAGCTGGTGCTGGAGCCGGCCGAGGTTTCCAGCCTGCTCGAGCACGTCGGCGGGCTGCGCGACGCCCACGTCGATGTGCACTGGCCGCGTTCGCTCGGTAGGGAGCTGACCACCCGGGCGGTGCTCGACCGGTCGCCGCGGGACCGTCCGGTCGAGCGCAATCCCGAACTGCCGCTGCAGGACAGTCCGTTCTCCGTCGACGGGCTGTTCTCGTTCTCCTGGCAGGTCGCGCTGCACGGGGATCCGTTGGACGAGGCCGAGATGCGCGAGCTGGCCGACGCGGCCAGCCCGATCCTGAAGCTGCGCGGCGCGTGGACGGTGGTCGACCCGACCACCGCCCAGCGGGCCCGCAAGCGACTGATCCGCTCCGCCTCCGGCGCGCAGGCGCTCGGCGCGGCCCTGAGCGGAGTCACCGAGGTGCCGGCCGGCGCGGGGGAGGAGCCGGTCGCCGAGCAGGTCGTGGTCGGCGCCGGCCTGCTCGCCGTACGTGACCGGGTGCTGTCCGCGGCGACCCGCGACCCGCTGCCCACGCCGTCGGGGCTGCGGGCCGAGCTGCGCGACTACCAGCGCCACGGCCTCACCTGGCTCGCCGACCTGACCGGCCTGGGCCTGGGCGCCTGCCTGGCCGACGACATGGGCTTGGGCAAGACGATCACCCTGATCAGCCTGCACCTGCACCGCTTGGCCGAAGGTCAGTCGCAGGGGCGCCCCACCCTGGTGGTCTGCCCGGCCAGCCTGCTGGGCAACTGGGAGGCCGAGATCGCACGGTTCGCCCCCGGGGTGCCGGTGCGGCGCTTCCACGGCGCGACGCGGTCCCTGGCCGGCCTCATCGAGCCCCATTCGGATTGGTCGGGAAATGGCGCGGATCCCGACCAATCCGAATGGGGCGCGGGCGCCGCGGGGGCCGGGTCCGGGTTCGTGCTCACCACCTACGGCACGCTGCGCAGCGACCCGGACCCACTGGTCGCCCTCGACTGGGACCTGGTCGTCGCTGACGAGGCACAGCACGTGAAGAACTCCCGCTCGGCGACCGCCCGCACCCTGCGCAAGGTCCCGGCACACGCCCGGGTCGCGCTCACCGGCACCCCGGTGGAGAACGACCTGACCGAGCTCTGGTCGATCCTGGACTGGGCGGTGCCGGGGCTGCTCGGCAGCCGGCAGGCGTTCCGGCGGGTGTGGGCGGCGCCCATCGAGTCCGGCGCGGAGCCGACCAAGGCCCGCCAGTTCGCCGACCTGATCGGGCCGTTCCTGCTGCGCCGCCGCAAGACCGACCCCGGGATCGCGCCGGAGCTGCCGCCGAAGACCGAGACCGAGCACCTGCTCGGGCTGACCCGCGAGCAGGTCGTCCTCTACGAGGCGTTCGTGCGGGACACCATGGAGCGGATCGAGCGCGCCGACGAACAGGCCCGCCGCGGCCTGGTGCTGGCCCTGCTGACCGGGCTGAAGCAGATCTGCAACCACCCCGCTCAGTTCCTCAAGCAGTCCGGTGCGGTGCGGCTGCGCGGTCGCTCGGAGAAGTTCGACCTCGTCGAGGAGCTGGTCGCCACCGTCCTCGCCGAGTCCGGCGGCGTCCTGCTGTTCACCCAGTACGTCGCCCTCGGCCACCTGCTCGAGCAGTACCTGACCTCGATCGGCGTCCGCCACCAGTTCCTCCACGGCAGCACCCCGGTCGCGGAGCGGGAGGCGATGGTGCGCCGGTTCCAGGAGACCTCCGAGGACGAGCAGCCACCGGTCTTCCTGCTGTCGCTGAAGGCGGGCGGCACCGGGCTCAACCTGACCCGGGCCGACCACGTGATCCACGTCGACCGCTGGTGGAACCCGGCCGTCGAGGACCAGGCCACCGACCGGGTCCACCGGATCGGACAGACCCGTCCGGTGCAGGTGCACAAGCTGGTCACCACCGGGACCATCGAGGAGCGGGTCGCCGCGCTGCTCACCCGCAAGCGGGCGCTCGCCGACGCGGTCCTCGCCCGTGGCGAGGCGGCGCTGACCGAGCTCTCGAACGAGGAGCTGCGCGACCTGGTCACGCTCCGCAAGGACCAGCGCCGTGCCGGCATCCTGGCCGATCTCCGAGCGCGTGAGCAGAGCTTGGACGCCCCGTGA
- a CDS encoding SWIM zinc finger family protein, translating into MRTTYPRQAGRRGGARSWWGKAWQRAVEEAAFTESDLRAGRAVARRGEVGGISIGSGTVLAAVREGDDAWTVEVSVPELEDEQRRALVDVVAAATGRVAALLAGDLPHDLVEHAEEIGVELLPYGGELAATCTCPHALDPCPHALAVLAQTGWLVDADPLVLFAVRGLDRESLLADLHARTAPADLDGHASASAVDLADDVEVAADAVLRARRLVELLEAGADLPDGLL; encoded by the coding sequence GTGAGGACCACCTATCCGCGACAGGCCGGACGGCGCGGAGGAGCCCGGTCGTGGTGGGGGAAGGCGTGGCAGCGGGCCGTGGAGGAGGCCGCCTTCACCGAGTCCGACCTGCGCGCCGGACGGGCGGTCGCCCGCCGGGGCGAGGTCGGTGGGATCAGCATCGGCTCCGGCACGGTGCTGGCCGCGGTGCGCGAGGGCGACGACGCCTGGACCGTCGAGGTGAGCGTCCCGGAGCTCGAGGACGAGCAGCGCCGGGCACTGGTCGACGTGGTGGCCGCCGCCACCGGACGAGTCGCCGCGCTGCTCGCCGGCGACCTGCCGCACGACCTGGTGGAGCACGCCGAGGAGATCGGCGTCGAGCTGCTCCCCTACGGCGGCGAGCTGGCCGCGACCTGCACCTGCCCGCACGCCCTGGATCCCTGCCCGCACGCGCTGGCAGTGCTGGCGCAGACCGGCTGGCTGGTGGACGCCGACCCCTTGGTGCTCTTCGCCGTGCGCGGACTGGACCGGGAGTCGCTGCTCGCCGACCTGCACGCCCGCACCGCCCCGGCCGATCTGGACGGCCACGCGAGCGCAAGCGCGGTCGACCTGGCCGACGACGTGGAGGTGGCGGCCGACGCGGTGCTCCGCGCCCGTCGCCTGGTGGAGCTGCTCGAGGCCGGCGCCGACCTCCCCGACGGCCTGCTGTGA
- a CDS encoding GatB/YqeY domain-containing protein has translation MSQLQARLREDLGTALRARDRATAGVLRTALAAIANAEAQPVPVGTSPMSTSEGPIAGAALGVGAAEVARRELSEADVQAVVARERDERLATAVELAAHGREAAAEQLRHEAALLGHYLDDAVQR, from the coding sequence GTGAGTCAGCTGCAGGCGCGTCTGCGCGAGGACCTGGGCACCGCGCTGCGTGCCCGGGACCGTGCGACGGCCGGGGTGCTCCGCACTGCTCTCGCAGCGATCGCGAACGCCGAGGCTCAGCCGGTACCCGTCGGCACCTCCCCGATGTCCACGAGCGAAGGCCCCATCGCCGGCGCAGCGCTGGGCGTCGGTGCGGCTGAGGTGGCGCGACGGGAGTTGTCCGAGGCCGACGTACAGGCGGTGGTGGCGCGCGAGCGCGACGAGCGGCTCGCGACGGCCGTCGAGCTGGCGGCCCACGGACGCGAGGCGGCCGCCGAGCAGCTGCGGCACGAAGCGGCGCTGCTCGGGCACTACCTCGACGACGCCGTCCAGCGCTGA